The DNA region ATATTTGGTAATTGCTCATGCATGTTATTTGAGACGATGGGAATTCCTTGTCGTCATATCATTTCAGTGGCGAGAGGTGAAAAGCTTCGTGAACTTCCTGAAGCTTACATTCTAAAGAGATTTCAAAAAAGATGCAAAAGGTAAAAACATTATGCTTTTCATGTCGTCATATTATTTTACTACCATTCTAAAGCTTATTATTTACTTGTTCTTTTAGAGATCACGTGTACGATGAGGAAGGCAACCTTTTGGATGAGAAGCCCATAGATGTTGATGAAttggagaaaagaaaaaagatagCCACGGTGCGAAATAAAGTGGAAGATTTGATTCAACACGCGAAGAGTTCAAAAGAAGGCATGGATTTTTTAGTTTCAAGTGTGATGAACATAGAAGCTTCTCTTGGTTCCATTATACCTAACATAGTTCAAACTAGACAACAAGAGTACGAGGGTTTCATTGGATGCCAAATTCTAGAAAAAATAGAGATACATCCACCAACTAATGTTCGGTCCAAGGGAGGTTGTAAAAGAATCAAGAAAGCTAAAGAATTGTCCAAGCCACGGAAGCGAAAGAATGTCAAACAGGATCCACCGGCTCAGTAGGTTGCTGCATTTTGTGCAAGAATGAAAATAGTGTTTTGACAGCGTTGCTAGGCTAGGATAATGGGACAGGAGGATTTTGGGAACTGAGGGTACCTAGCTATGCTCCAAAGCTTTAATAAGTCATGGTGTTGTGTTAATTCACATTACCAGAATTATAAGAATCCTTTTGGGCATGTAAATTATAAGCTGTTAATATTCCTTGATTGGGCATGTAAATTATAAGTCATGGTTCTTTACTTGATTGCTTTAGTTGTTTTATAAATTAGTAGTATAGCCTACTAGCTGCAATGCAAGATGCAGTACTGCACAGTATAGAATTACACCAGGCAGAATCTCTGAAAGCCAATTCCTTTTCTTATCCAGATCAAGTTGCAGAAATTTCACCTTGAAAAAGTACAGACTAGAATGCAGACACCATGTACACACTAAACTAGGCATTGCAGCTAATCATCTTGTCCCTGATCGAATCCGAACCCTAAGAACCAACCTTTCAAGTTTCAAGTTTAGAAACGAGGCAGTGTATCCGCTGCGCACGGTCGTTCGTCGCTCAGATGCGCACATTAAAACTCACGCGTCCATCTCTCTTCACATAAGCTGCATTTGACTCTGATCATTCTTTTGCAGCTACATTGACACATCATACATTTCTGATATAGAGGTGGAACCCAGCCCTGAATAAAATAGAGAATGATCAAAACATGAGAAACAGCAACGAATGGGTGATGCTGAGGGCCTCCTCTTTCCCCTTCTCTGTCTGTACCTGCTCAACAAAATTTCCATGTGGTCGAGTTACAAGGTCTGCCCTCAAACACAAATGAGGGAGACATTTCTACATCTAAGATTCTAGACTAGCAATATACATACATGTATGGAAATTACCCAATGCCGCCATTAGTGCAAACCCATCCCCCAAGCTTGTCGGATCAATGTGACCTCACCAAGCCAACAGCTTTGCTCCAGCCAACCATGATCAAGCTTCCAGCACATCTGTGCTCGTGCTCGGCTGAGCAACTCGATCTATATCCTTCGGCTCCTGCCAGAGGCAATCTTCTCTCCTCTTGATAGCAGGGACATGCCATCAGGAACAATTTTGCTCATCTATGTTCATCCGATGTCTGTGAAATCTGAAAGAGGCTCTAACTCCTCAATACCAGGAAGGAGAGAAGATCTGTGctggcccgccgccgcgccgagcctggcccgccgccgcgcctgctggcccgccgccgcgcgtcctggccctccgccgcgccgcgcgtcctggcccgccgccgcgcctggcCCGCCGCCGTGCctggcccgccgccgcgccgcgcgtgctgccccgacgccgcgccgcgcgtgctcgcccgccgccgcgccgagctggcccgccgccgcgcgtgctgccccgccgccgcgcctggcccgccgccgcgccgcgtgctcgcccgccgccgcgccgagcctggcccgccgccgcgccgcgcgtgctcgcccgccgccgcgccgcgcatgctcgcccgccgccgcgccacgcgTGCTCGCCCGCCTGCCTGCCCTCCTCAATCGATTGGGGAATATGCCATAAAATGAACTGCCAAGTCCTATGTGCGGGAGGGGGTAGATAAAAAAACGTAACCCACCCTTGGATGAGAGATGGACGCGTGAGATTTAATGTGCGCATCTGAGCACCTTCTGCTCGTGAGCAGCGGATACACTGCCCATGGCGCAATGGCGTATGGGTTTGAAGATTTCgctgggggtggggggggggggggggtggcggtTGGGTTCGCTTCGCTTCTGTGGACGGCGACCACTGGTGTGCCGACGCGGCGCGTTCCAGTTCACGGCTCTGACTGGTGGGGCCCGCTTGACAGTTGAACCCCAACCGGCGGCGCGTGCCTCCCTGACCTGGCTCCACACCCGCGCGCTTGCTCCCGGCCTGGGGGCTAATTGGCGGCGCCGCTTACCTGAGGTGGAGGGAGGCTGCCCATACActcccccggcggcggcggcgtcgctcGGCCGGCTGCGCTGGCCCGAAGGAAGGAAGACCCAGCGATTCAGAGTTCGGATGGAGGGTAACGAACGCCCTCCCAAACCCTTGCCCCTGCTGCCGCAGATGGAAATCAGCGACGAGCTGCGGTCGTTCGAGGCCACCGGCGTCTACCGCCTCAACGTCACCGGTACCAGCACCGGAGCCGCCTTCCTCGACCCGGTCCGCCTCCTCAACGGGTCCTACCAGCGCTTCCGCATCATCCCTTCTGCCTACTATTCCAGAAGCTTCGAGCCACCGCGTCAGGTAGGCGACACAGAGACCGAGCCGCCCGAGAAACGGAGAAAGCGCAAGCGTAACCAGAAGCCAAAGCCCAGGGGGCTCAATGCCATGGAGCGGATCGCTGAAGCGCGGCACCAGGTGATCTGTAATACTGCTTTGCTGTGACTGCGGCGTCGCTGAAACACTGGTTTAAACTGATAGCATTGATACACTGGAGTTACTATGATTATTGGCAGGCTTTGACTGCGTGCCAGATGATTTTTGAATTTTAGGTAGTCGAAAGTGGAGACAGAATGTTTGTTTGGAGGCTGTGGAGAATTCTGAAGTGTGTTTTTCAGGTTTAGTGATAGTGTTTTAATTACTGAATTGTTTGTTGTTACCTCTTACTAGGAAGCGAGGCCTTTACTCTTGAGTGCACATGAATCTCTCATTAAGGATAAATATCTACTGGAGCACATTTCCAAGATGATCGAGGGCAAGGAGCACAAACTTGATGTGGGAAGTGGTTTCGAGAATAATTTCGTCGAGCTTGGAACCTCATGGCGCGCACCTTTCTATGAGATCACTATTTGCTTTCGCAAACCCCATGTTCTGGGCAATGGGGAAGGTAAAATAACGTTACATATGATTCATTTCTTGATGACCATGTTTGGAGGTACATGATGGAGTACTGAAGCACTATTGTGTTCATTCTGATATCTTAGGTTCCTTTAATGCCCAAAAGACATCCTTTCCACTATTTAATAGCATAATCAGTGTTGAAGCGATTGACGAGGCGGAGGGAGACTTCCAGAACAGGCACTACATTTTACCAAGAGGAAGTTGCTTCTTGATGGTAAGTAAATATTCTTCTTTGTTACATATAGCTTCAGCTTACTGAATGATCCGCCCTTAATTTTGAAATGCCTTTTCATGCTCTGGGTGACCCATTGACATAAAGAGCGACTTCAAACGTGTTCGAGATCTCATTCCTGGTATGCTAGAATGTACCACCAAAGATGGCTAAATATGCACACATcttttgttgcttatgaaggATTCCTTATTTTGTTGTTTGCTGCCCTTTTTTCTCCAGGTAGTTCAAATCAAGGGTATAATCTTATAGTCGTTGACCCACCTTGGGAGAATGGATGTGTTCGTCAGAAAGAAGCGTAAGTTCACTGTTTTTTGGATTTGATTTGTCTATGAAGTGAGTAAGTATTTAATAACAATTTCCGTACACTTTTTTCTTTGTCAAGTAAATAGAAGCTTGAGTGCCTAGAGCGCTAGATGGACCTTATGACTTAATCTTGGTCCACATTATGCAGCATGGCTTTGCATTCTTTCAGTCCTTAGAGAGCAGTCTCATCAGATATTGCTTTACCCTTTACATCTGTCAGATTCTGAAACCACTAAATTCTATTTTTGCTTCAGATATGTTCccttttttttgaaaagaaatGCATGCCCTTGGTTTTAACTACTTCGTTTTAGGTACCCTCTTTAGCTGATATTCAAGTCAGAATGTGATCTCCAATAGTCCAATGTAGTCGGGATATCAGTACCCTTAGCTGACCATATAATGTTTATgctgtcttcttcttctttctgtAAAATAGTAAAGTATGAGTTGGCTGTGTCAGCAAAACTAAACCATCTGTGGTTAAAATGAGGTCATGCTTGTCACTATCCACCATCTCCTTAATTGTAATTTCAATATCTGCAGATTTTGTGTTAGGAACCTTGTAGAGTGAAAAATCATTTCATTCAACAGTTTATGCTGCAGGTATCCTACACTTCCCAACAAATATTTGTTGTATCTTCCAGTGCAAGAACTTGCTCATCCGGCCGGAGCCCTTCTCGTTTTATGGATTACAAATCGGGAGAAATTGCGGATGTTTGTTGAGAAAGAGTTGCTTCCTTCTTGGGGGGTGAAAGATCCCACTGTATTTTATTGGCTGAAGGTTTATCTTATACTCATTTGGCACTTGCTGACGCAGCATTTTCACTGTTAGATTTGCTAATTTTATAGTGATATGTTTTTCCCCCTGCAATTTGATTCTAAAATTCTCAGCAAATCATAGGTGAAACATGATGGTTCTCTAATTGGCGATCTAGACTTGTTCCATCACAGGCCTTATGAATGCCTCCTCATTGGCTACATAAATGTCGTAAGTTTATCCCACCTGGTTACTTGTCCCTTGTCTTGACTGTGACTTTTTTCTGCAGGTGTATTCTAAAATTCATGTATTTAATTCTCCTGGTTTGTTCATGTAGAACACAGATGCTAAGCAAGGATCAAACTTCAAGTTGTTAGAAGGAACCCAAGTAATTATGAGTGTTCCGGGTGCTCACTCCAGGAAACCTCCCCTCGAGAGTATCCTTCCCTGCAATACTTCGTCGTCCCTTCTCTTTATAGCTTGGAAAAGACACTAATGCAATGTGGTTCTTTTTAGCTGAATATAACAGGTGGTCAATAACTAAATCCTTAACCTGTAAAAGAATTACTTTCAGAATATATTCCAGGTCCTAAACCTCCAAGATGCATTGAGCTTTTTTCCAGAGAGTTGTTTCCTGGATGGACCTCTTGGGGAAATGAGCCGCTGCATTTTCAGGATTCCATGTACTTCGCAGAGAAGTAATTTGATTAACAGGAGCATGATTTGAGCGTCCGAATTGTTGATGCAACTGCCACATGTGGCAAGTGCTTTTGCATTAGCACTATATCTTGTGTTTTTCAGTAAGTAGTTATTTTTGTCCCTTCATGACTGATGTATAAATTGTTGTATATAGCTTCTCTTGCTGACTGTTATGGACTTATAACACCATGCTGTGTCTTTCTTCAGGTGCTGATGAACACTCCAGATAAACTTGCCATCTGCAAGTGCTGTCCTAGGTCCAATTATTTTGGTAAAAAGCTGGTGGATTTGTTGAATGCAATTACATCCTTAGTTCAACACCGTGCAGTTCCCTGCATTGATGTAATCCGTGCTTATGGGAAACTCTGAGCAAGCAGTAACAGGCAGTCCTAGGGATGGCGCAGAACCAGCATTGCCTGATAAAAGGTTGAGCTCACCATCTTCAGAGGATTCAGATATCAAGGAGATGTAGTTAACCACTGAACTCAgcctgattttttttatttatgaTAGATTAATAACTCATAACAGTTTTACAGTACATCATAGCAAGTGGCATATACAGTGTATAAGATCGGGAGCTTTCTGGTGTGGTGTGTGCTTTCTCacatgtactccctccgttccaaattgtatccgttccaaattgtaggttGTTTTTGCATTTCTAAATGCATAAtatttgctatgtatctagacatagtgcatatctaggtgcatagcaaaaattatgcaCCTAGAAATGCgaaaacgacctataatttaGAACAGAGGGAGTATCATATTGGTATTGCAGAATGTACATTGATTTGCCTTGATGTAAAGCGACTCCTGTTATGTTGTTTTCTGATTGTACGGTGCCTAGTCTCCGGTGTGCATGTACAGAATTGC from Panicum hallii strain FIL2 chromosome 9, PHallii_v3.1, whole genome shotgun sequence includes:
- the LOC112873391 gene encoding uncharacterized protein LOC112873391, with product MEGNERPPKPLPLLPQMEISDELRSFEATGVYRLNVTGTSTGAAFLDPVRLLNGSYQRFRIIPSAYYSRSFEPPRQVGDTETEPPEKRRKRKRNQKPKPRGLNAMERIAEARHQEARPLLLSAHESLIKDKYLLEHISKMIEGKEHKLDVGSGFENNFVELGTSWRAPFYEITICFRKPHVLGNGEGSFNAQKTSFPLFNSIISVEAIDEAEGDFQNRHYILPRGSCFLMSDFKRVRDLIPGSSNQGYNLIVVDPPWENGCVRQKEAYPTLPNKYLLYLPVQELAHPAGALLVLWITNREKLRMFVEKELLPSWGVKDPTVFYWLKVKHDGSLIGDLDLFHHRPYECLLIGYINVNTDAKQGSNFKLLEGTQVIMSVPGAHSRKPPLEKLLSEYIPGPKPPRCIELFSRELFPGWTSWGNEPLHFQDSMYFAENRRRRKAVAVEAASAVSAVETGNGAAVAGMARPDAMVRFGKFGGKYVTETLMHALTEVENALAADEEFQLERALTLQLQMPGVRSEFPSPELRRVRTALPSASSKVASARAKLVERAKSPANSKARGPDDHEKRGKSGRWGNGRVIPSGRRRNSPPPPPPVSPDGGRVRCSWITANSDPLYVAFHDEEWGVPVHDNRTLFELLTLSQALAELTWPAILSKREEFREMFDGFNFASVSEFTEKKINLLRSNGSMLLSEQKIRAVATNAKQMQKVVQEFGSFSNYCWSFVNHKPITNCFRYARQVPTKTPKAEAVSKDLMRRGFQCVGPTTIYSFMQVAGIVNDHLSCCFRFKACSQHKASENNVGAEPALPESLSSPSSEDSNIRGV